Proteins from a genomic interval of Ornithodoros turicata isolate Travis unplaced genomic scaffold, ASM3712646v1 Chromosome12, whole genome shotgun sequence:
- the LOC135371648 gene encoding uncharacterized protein LOC135371648 has product MQNGKRHLGDAVATGAAIFVLSRGIFSSFPSLKLRGKCAALEEQLTSARAAIHELRAQNESLACQLDEEKQRTSNFSLEKFKHSDEDIMLYTGLPCYEQFMSLMEFLDPGERGCNVLRTEGSSSTTKSTAGRKRKLSVEDELFLVLVRLRLGLLEADLGHRFCVTQSTVSRICTSWINFMYAKLCTLPLWAPREVIDATMPTELLHKYASTRVILDATEIRCEVPSSLSLQSSTYSFYKSSNTFKGLIGVSPNGLVSFVSELFTGSTSDRECVSRSGFLGLDFEENDVVMADKGFLIADLLEKKGVLLNMPPFLRDGTFSREEVLRTQEIASLRIHVERRIQRIKGYHIFDRPIPLSLAPVINQIWTVTAILTNFQSPLIQH; this is encoded by the exons ATGCAAAATGGGAAGCGCCATCTCGGGGACGCGGTTGCAACTGGGGCGGCCATCTTCGTGTTGTCGAGAG GTATCTTTTCATCGTTTCCGTCGTTGAAACTTCGAGGCAAGTGTGCTGCCTTAGAGGAACAGCTTACATCTGCCAGGGCAGCCATTCACGAACTGCGGGCACAAAATGAATCTCTAGCGTGCCAGCTTgacgaagaaaaacaaaggacaTCAAATTTTTCCCTCGAAAAGTTCAAGCATTCAGATGAAGATATCATGCTTTACACCGGTTTGCCCTGCTATGAACAGTTCATGAGTTTGATGGAGTTCTTGGACCCAGGTGAACGTGGTTGTAATGTTTTGCGCACTGAGGGCAGCAGTAGTACAACAAAGTCTACTGCAGGCCGGAAAAGAAAACTTAGTGTAGAAGATGAACTCTTCTTGGTCTTAGTTCGACTGCGACTTGGTCTGCTTGAGGCTGACCTAGGTCACAGGTTTTGCGTCACGCAATCTACGGTATCCAGGATATGCACATCATGGATAAACTTCATGTATGCCAAGCTCTGCACCCTGCCTCTTTGGGCCCCAAGGGAAGTCATCGATGCAACAATGCCGACTGAGTTACTGCACAAATATGCTTCAACAAGGGTGATCCTTGATGCGACCGAAATACGCTGTGAAGTGCCTTCATCTCTGTCACTACAGTCAAGCACGTACTCGTTTTACAAGTCGTCAAACACATTTAAAGGCCTCATAGGGGTGTCACCGAATGGACTGGTCAGCTTTGTGTCCGAGCTGTTCACGGGATCCACGTCAGACAGAGAGTGCGTCTCACGGAGTGGGTTCCTGGGGCTAGATTTCGAAGAAAATGATGTCGTAATGGCGGACAAGGGTTTTCTTATTGCGGACCTCTTGGAAAAGAAGGGAGTACTTCTGAATATGCCCCCATTTCTGAGAGATGGGACATTCTCAAGGGAAGAAGTGCTTCGAACACAAGAGATTGCTTCCCTACGGATACATGTGGAGCGACGAATACAGCGCATCAAGGGATACCACATCTTCGACAGGCCAATCCCACTTTCGTTGGCTCCTGTCATCAACCAAATCTGGACTGTGACAGCTATTCTTACAAACTTTCAAAGCCCTTTAATTCAACACTGA